A single region of the Selenomonas sp. oral taxon 920 genome encodes:
- a CDS encoding ABC transporter permease: MAKISLRMFACGIFLCLAFWWAVAQLLQMPVIPSPELVLLRLVQKFPDTIAVHAGYSLLRIVLGLLAAVAVGYPVGIVMGYFPRVNRLLAPTLYLTYPVPKIALLPVAMLLFGVGEASKLLLVFLIIVFQVVVAVRDAVAAIPSETYAPLRVLGAAFPQIVRHIIVPASLPKFITAVRVAMATAISVLFFTETFGTQYGIGYYIMDAWLRVNYLDMYAGIVVLSMMGLLLFILLDWTERRLCAWNRQ; encoded by the coding sequence ATGGCAAAGATTTCGCTGCGAATGTTTGCATGCGGTATTTTCTTGTGTCTTGCATTCTGGTGGGCTGTTGCGCAGCTCCTTCAGATGCCTGTGATCCCTTCGCCTGAGCTGGTGCTCTTGCGTCTGGTGCAGAAATTCCCTGACACGATTGCCGTTCACGCGGGCTACAGCCTTCTGCGTATCGTGCTCGGGCTGCTTGCTGCCGTTGCCGTAGGGTATCCCGTCGGCATTGTGATGGGGTATTTCCCACGCGTGAACCGTCTGCTTGCACCCACCCTCTACCTGACCTATCCCGTGCCAAAGATCGCGCTCCTGCCTGTTGCTATGCTGCTCTTTGGTGTTGGGGAGGCGAGCAAGCTGCTGCTCGTATTTCTCATCATTGTCTTTCAAGTTGTCGTCGCCGTGCGTGATGCCGTGGCGGCGATTCCGTCTGAGACTTACGCGCCGCTGCGTGTGCTCGGTGCCGCATTCCCGCAGATCGTGCGCCATATCATCGTGCCCGCCTCGCTGCCGAAGTTTATCACGGCGGTGCGCGTGGCGATGGCGACGGCGATCTCCGTACTCTTCTTTACGGAGACATTCGGCACCCAGTATGGCATCGGCTACTACATCATGGATGCATGGCTGCGCGTGAACTACCTCGATATGTACGCCGGGATCGTCGTCC
- a CDS encoding ABC transporter ATP-binding protein: MLCFSGVSVDYGTGTDAVHAVADTSLCVERGTVLALIGASGCGKSTLLRVGAGLIRPTAGTVTSEGALIDPRTLRIGFLPQNYGLLAWKTVRENILLGVQIKGEWNAQQMNTFDEIVLDLGLSELLTRYPRELSGGQQQRVGLARVFLLAPDLLLMDEPFSALDAITRESMQEVFLSLWKKHAVTTVLVTHYVEEALTLAGRIAVMTGAPGRVTEIIDNPFAGDLAHRSSPEFFAMGQELRAKIARGGV; encoded by the coding sequence GTGCTGTGTTTTTCCGGGGTGTCCGTGGACTATGGAACGGGGACGGATGCTGTGCATGCAGTTGCGGACACGTCGCTCTGCGTCGAGCGTGGGACGGTGCTTGCACTCATCGGTGCGTCGGGCTGCGGCAAGTCGACGCTGCTGCGCGTCGGGGCGGGGCTGATCCGTCCGACGGCGGGTACGGTGACGAGCGAGGGCGCGCTCATCGATCCGCGTACGCTGCGCATCGGTTTTCTGCCGCAGAACTACGGTCTGCTTGCGTGGAAGACCGTCCGCGAAAACATCCTGCTCGGCGTGCAGATCAAGGGAGAATGGAATGCACAGCAAATGAACACATTCGATGAGATCGTCTTGGATCTTGGGCTGTCCGAGCTGCTCACGCGCTATCCGCGTGAGCTCTCGGGCGGACAGCAGCAGCGCGTGGGGCTTGCGCGTGTCTTTCTGCTCGCACCCGATCTCCTGCTGATGGATGAGCCGTTCTCCGCACTCGATGCGATTACGCGTGAATCCATGCAGGAGGTCTTTCTCTCGCTCTGGAAAAAACACGCTGTCACGACCGTGCTTGTGACACATTATGTGGAGGAGGCACTGACGCTTGCAGGGCGGATTGCCGTCATGACGGGCGCACCGGGACGCGTCACAGAGATCATTGACAACCCCTTTGCGGGCGACCTTGCACATCGCTCCTCGCCGGAGTTCTTTGCGATGGGGCAGGAACTGCGCGCAAAGATCGCGCGAGGAGGCGTGTGA
- the trkA gene encoding Trk system potassium transporter TrkA, which yields MRIVIAGAGRLGYSIAALLSEEGMDVVVVDGEESQLEAAKTTLDVLTIEANIASPLTMNDPDIKSADILIAVTDSDEVNIVACVLAKKHGVTHTIARIRDMNITVEAGQYLKENFDIDLVLNPELITANEISRILMTPAALNVEDFAQGKVRLFETRIRRRSAIARTPLKELKLPHGVLAGLIFRDHRMIIPHGDDMFLPGDNAYFIGLPDRIEEFSQSLVPSDTHKLKRAAIIGAGRTGRGLALLLERQGVQVKVIDRNRERCELLAEKLTTGLAICGDGTDIDLLTEEGVAEADVIVCLTEDDKLNLMLALLARHLSNNKIKTVVRVDRNEYIDLMEKVGVNIALSARLLSASEVLAYARGGDVTRVTLLEGARAEALEVIVSAGAPVVGKKLMNANLPRECLVCAYVRDEEAAIPNGMTELQPNDRVILFVLKSFAKKALAYFGDD from the coding sequence GTGCGTATTGTAATTGCGGGAGCGGGACGGCTGGGCTACAGCATCGCAGCACTCCTTTCGGAGGAGGGGATGGATGTCGTGGTGGTGGACGGCGAAGAGAGCCAGCTCGAGGCAGCAAAGACGACACTCGACGTGCTGACAATCGAGGCGAATATCGCAAGCCCGCTCACGATGAACGATCCCGACATCAAGAGCGCGGACATTCTCATCGCCGTCACAGACAGCGACGAGGTGAATATCGTCGCCTGCGTGCTCGCAAAAAAACACGGCGTCACGCATACGATTGCACGCATCCGCGACATGAATATTACAGTGGAGGCGGGACAGTATCTCAAAGAAAATTTTGATATTGATCTCGTGCTCAACCCGGAGCTCATCACGGCAAACGAAATCTCCCGCATTCTCATGACCCCCGCCGCACTTAACGTGGAGGACTTCGCACAGGGCAAGGTACGCCTCTTCGAGACGCGCATCCGTCGCCGCTCCGCAATCGCACGCACGCCGCTCAAAGAGCTGAAACTGCCGCATGGCGTACTCGCGGGACTGATCTTCCGCGATCACCGCATGATTATTCCGCACGGTGATGACATGTTCCTCCCTGGAGACAATGCCTATTTCATCGGTCTGCCCGACCGCATCGAAGAGTTCAGTCAGAGCCTCGTGCCGAGCGACACGCACAAATTGAAACGTGCCGCCATCATCGGCGCAGGACGAACGGGACGTGGCCTCGCTCTCCTCCTCGAACGGCAGGGTGTACAGGTAAAGGTGATCGACCGAAATCGCGAGCGCTGCGAACTGCTTGCGGAAAAGCTGACCACTGGGCTTGCGATCTGCGGCGACGGAACGGACATCGACCTCCTGACGGAGGAGGGCGTTGCCGAGGCGGATGTCATCGTCTGCCTGACGGAGGACGATAAACTGAACCTGATGCTCGCACTCCTCGCACGCCATCTCTCGAACAACAAGATCAAGACAGTCGTACGCGTCGACCGCAATGAATACATCGACCTCATGGAGAAGGTCGGCGTCAACATCGCACTCTCGGCCCGTCTGCTCTCAGCAAGTGAGGTGCTTGCCTACGCGCGCGGCGGCGACGTAACGCGTGTGACCCTCTTGGAGGGTGCGCGCGCAGAGGCACTCGAGGTAATCGTCAGTGCCGGTGCTCCCGTTGTCGGCAAGAAGCTGATGAATGCGAATCTCCCGCGCGAATGCCTGGTCTGTGCCTATGTACGTGACGAGGAGGCTGCAATCCCGAATGGCATGACGGAGCTCCAGCCGAACGATCGTGTCATTCTCTTTGTCCTGAAGAGTTTCGCGAAGAAGGCACTTGCCTATTTTGGAGACGACTGA
- a CDS encoding potassium transporter TrkG, producing the protein MRFDLFWVLMGRTAYVFAPLYLIPFGYGFAFGDPLAGSFLALGVLSAILGMVFGNMGRSHMRQLSVQEGTLFLLAVWFLLALLGMLPFHLAGLHLSPVDTFFECISALTTTGMTTLGNTLPPSLILWRGLMSWFGGLLFIVILVSVLPVVGGCFGMDFNVRQERLFSPLWNRMTRPMREMMLLYSAITLVSVLIYLAAGDEIFPALILALFTISSGAGPMTGGLSPKPLLMLGAGLVALLSALPLLTLWQMLRRRAGTSLTRHMELRSFFVLLLAAGALLSILPILHDTQPITGALSYGFFYAASFLSTNGLMLQEEVPLHGGAALLLILLAVIGGCMGSAAGGFRISRVLVLFSLAWTELLRTLHPHMVFAVRQGGGIVPLHSAGRILVLAFISAAVFSLSSLLIALAGLSPIETIALTVSCLTTTGGVASLTDLDTAAMLPAWTKVICSLLMILGRIEIFAFFLFLGSLFEDTAHTW; encoded by the coding sequence ATGCGTTTTGATTTGTTCTGGGTGCTCATGGGGCGCACAGCATATGTCTTTGCGCCGCTCTATCTCATCCCGTTCGGCTACGGCTTCGCGTTCGGAGATCCGCTTGCGGGGTCATTTCTCGCGCTCGGCGTGCTGTCGGCAATCCTCGGCATGGTGTTCGGCAATATGGGGCGCAGCCATATGCGCCAGCTCTCGGTACAGGAGGGCACGCTCTTCCTTCTTGCCGTCTGGTTCCTGCTCGCCCTGCTCGGCATGCTGCCGTTCCATCTGGCGGGTCTGCATCTTTCCCCCGTGGATACGTTCTTCGAGTGCATCTCCGCGCTTACGACGACGGGCATGACGACGCTCGGGAATACGCTCCCTCCTTCGCTCATCCTCTGGCGGGGGCTCATGAGCTGGTTCGGCGGGCTGCTCTTTATCGTCATTCTCGTGTCAGTGCTTCCTGTGGTCGGCGGCTGTTTCGGCATGGATTTCAACGTGCGTCAGGAACGCCTCTTCAGTCCGCTCTGGAATCGTATGACGCGTCCCATGCGCGAAATGATGCTGCTCTACAGCGCCATCACCCTTGTCTCCGTCCTAATCTATCTCGCAGCGGGGGATGAAATCTTCCCTGCGCTTATCCTCGCACTCTTTACGATCTCCTCGGGCGCGGGACCGATGACGGGAGGGCTTTCGCCCAAGCCGCTGCTCATGCTTGGGGCGGGGCTCGTCGCCCTGCTCTCCGCGCTTCCGCTGCTCACACTCTGGCAAATGCTGCGCCGGAGGGCGGGAACGTCACTCACACGTCATATGGAGCTGCGTTCTTTCTTTGTACTCCTTCTCGCAGCGGGAGCATTGCTCTCCATTCTCCCCATACTGCACGACACGCAGCCGATTACGGGTGCGCTCAGCTACGGATTTTTTTATGCTGCCTCTTTTCTGTCGACAAACGGCCTGATGCTGCAGGAGGAAGTCCCGCTTCACGGCGGTGCTGCGCTGCTGCTCATCCTGCTTGCAGTCATTGGCGGCTGCATGGGCTCGGCAGCGGGAGGCTTTCGCATATCGCGCGTACTCGTGCTCTTCTCCCTCGCATGGACGGAGCTCCTGCGCACCCTCCACCCGCACATGGTGTTCGCCGTGCGGCAGGGCGGCGGAATCGTTCCCCTGCACTCAGCGGGGCGGATTCTCGTGCTCGCATTCATCTCCGCCGCCGTCTTCTCCCTCAGCAGTCTCCTCATCGCCCTCGCAGGTCTCAGCCCCATCGAGACGATTGCACTGACGGTCTCGTGTCTCACGACGACGGGCGGTGTCGCCTCGCTCACAGATCTTGATACGGCTGCAATGTTGCCCGCTTGGACAAAGGTGATATGCAGCCTGCTGATGATCCTCGGCCGCATCGAAATCTTCGCATTCTTCCTCTTCCTCGGATCGCTCTTCGAGGATACAGCACATACGTGGTAG
- a CDS encoding TrkH family potassium uptake protein — MNIYTVNYILSRLSFAMAAALVIPLVLAIAGNEPSRQAFMLSVLVSVFLGVGFRRYGTPADELTAREGIAITAFGWFTGTFLGMLPYLLGNYLGFLDALFESISGFTGTGATVFSSLGHLPYSILFWRMMTAWIGGLGIIVIFIALLPQSGASTIYMYNAEGAGPTMDRVMPRLRDMTMALFKIYLVFTAVTTLIFMLCGVEFSIAVTHAMSTIGTCGFSTYDDSTMHFHNLPFELWTALFMFLAGGSFSLYYRAWVKGPSVILRNTEFRTYLGIILTSVLLIALNLIAEMGMDFTAAVRFAVFQVTSLSTTGFVSADFEMWPTFSKLLLLLLMTIGGCAGSTASGIKVARIILLVRNARAVILQKLNPHRVVDISLGGAHVDGAMLLRVGTFFFLYVTIIFVTALLLTMDGLQPFDAIAVAITTLGNIGPAFGIVSATSTYAPLSDFAKGILCLSMLLGRLEIFTLLILLRPSFWRKTKRW, encoded by the coding sequence ATGAACATCTACACGGTCAACTACATTCTCTCGCGTCTCTCGTTCGCGATGGCGGCAGCGCTCGTGATTCCGCTTGTACTCGCGATTGCAGGCAATGAGCCGAGCCGCCAGGCATTCATGCTGTCCGTCCTCGTCAGTGTCTTCCTCGGTGTCGGCTTCCGCCGCTATGGAACCCCCGCCGACGAACTGACGGCACGCGAGGGCATCGCCATCACGGCATTCGGTTGGTTCACCGGGACATTCCTCGGCATGCTCCCCTATCTCCTCGGCAACTACCTCGGCTTTCTCGACGCCCTTTTTGAAAGCATCTCAGGGTTCACGGGAACAGGTGCAACCGTCTTTTCTTCACTCGGACATCTCCCCTACAGCATTCTCTTCTGGCGGATGATGACAGCGTGGATCGGGGGTCTTGGCATCATCGTCATCTTCATCGCGCTCCTGCCGCAGTCCGGCGCAAGCACAATCTATATGTACAACGCCGAGGGTGCGGGGCCGACGATGGACCGCGTCATGCCGCGTCTGCGCGATATGACTATGGCACTCTTTAAGATTTACCTTGTCTTTACAGCAGTTACAACCCTCATCTTCATGCTCTGCGGCGTCGAGTTCAGCATTGCCGTCACGCACGCAATGTCGACAATTGGAACGTGCGGCTTTTCGACATACGACGACAGTACGATGCACTTTCACAATCTCCCGTTTGAACTGTGGACTGCCCTCTTTATGTTTCTCGCAGGCGGCAGTTTCTCCCTCTACTATCGCGCATGGGTCAAAGGTCCGTCCGTCATTCTTCGCAACACGGAGTTTCGCACCTACCTCGGCATAATCCTAACCTCGGTGCTGCTCATTGCTCTGAATCTCATTGCAGAGATGGGGATGGATTTCACGGCAGCCGTACGCTTCGCCGTCTTTCAAGTGACATCGCTCTCAACAACAGGCTTCGTCTCGGCGGACTTTGAAATGTGGCCGACCTTCTCGAAGCTGCTGCTCCTCCTCCTCATGACAATCGGCGGCTGTGCAGGATCAACTGCAAGCGGCATCAAGGTCGCACGCATCATTCTCCTCGTTCGCAATGCACGCGCTGTGATCCTCCAAAAACTGAACCCGCACCGTGTCGTCGACATCTCGCTGGGCGGTGCACACGTAGACGGCGCGATGCTGCTGCGCGTGGGGACATTCTTCTTCCTCTACGTTACAATCATCTTCGTGACAGCACTCCTCCTCACGATGGACGGACTGCAGCCGTTCGATGCGATTGCCGTTGCGATCACGACGCTCGGCAACATCGGCCCCGCCTTCGGCATTGTGAGCGCAACCTCTACGTACGCACCGCTCTCGGACTTTGCCAAGGGCATCCTCTGCCTCTCCATGCTCCTCGGGCGCCTCGAAATCTTCACCCTGCTCATCCTGCTGCGGCCCTCGTTCTGGCGCAAGACGAAGCGGTGGTAA
- a CDS encoding NYN domain-containing protein — protein MARQREPEYYLIDGYNVINAWPELIRLRGNLDEARDVLVHILTEYGVFENYEMTVVFDAFFTEDEEHELQISDRMRVIYTGAGETADSCIERLAYTAVRAGREVHVVTSDGAEQSVILGAGAYRITSPELRRSVKKAKKQMKAEYMNPHIQPLARSELHERIDRDTLARLEELRRRK, from the coding sequence ATGGCTAGGCAGCGGGAGCCCGAGTACTATCTCATCGACGGCTACAACGTCATCAACGCATGGCCGGAGCTCATCCGTCTGCGCGGCAATCTCGATGAGGCGCGTGATGTCCTCGTGCACATCCTTACGGAGTACGGTGTGTTTGAGAATTACGAGATGACGGTCGTGTTCGATGCATTCTTTACCGAGGATGAGGAGCATGAACTGCAGATCAGCGACCGTATGCGGGTTATTTACACGGGCGCGGGCGAGACGGCAGACAGCTGTATTGAACGGCTTGCCTATACGGCGGTGCGCGCGGGGCGCGAGGTGCACGTTGTCACCTCCGACGGCGCGGAACAGAGCGTTATCCTAGGTGCAGGCGCCTACCGCATCACCTCCCCCGAGCTGCGCCGCTCTGTGAAGAAGGCGAAGAAGCAGATGAAAGCGGAGTACATGAATCCGCACATCCAGCCGCTCGCCCGCAGCGAACTGCACGAGCGTATCGACCGTGACACGCTTGCGCGGCTTGAGGAACTGCGGCGTAGGAAATAA
- the rlmB gene encoding 23S rRNA (guanosine(2251)-2'-O)-methyltransferase RlmB — MEKHTEQCSEEQPAHILAGRHAIVEAIKAGRGINRILLADGLHGSSAHELRDLAHEHGIVVDTVGRAKLDAVVPEGVRHQGAIAYVAPVAYVAVEEIIAAARERGEDPLLLLLDGIEDPQNLGALLRTADAAGVHGILLPRRHSVPLTETVARVSAGALEYVPVARIGNIAQTMRALKEQGFWIAGADMTGEEMYDRANLTGALVLVIGSEGRGMSRLTRDLCDFTVRLPMRGKINSLNASAAGAILMYEALRQRTAKVCHG; from the coding sequence ATGGAGAAACACACAGAGCAGTGCAGTGAGGAACAGCCCGCCCATATTCTTGCCGGACGGCACGCCATCGTGGAGGCAATCAAGGCGGGACGCGGCATCAATCGTATCCTTCTCGCGGACGGCCTGCATGGCAGCTCGGCGCATGAGCTGCGTGACCTCGCACATGAGCATGGCATTGTGGTCGACACGGTAGGGCGTGCAAAGCTCGATGCTGTCGTGCCGGAGGGCGTGCGCCATCAGGGCGCGATCGCCTATGTCGCACCCGTTGCCTACGTCGCCGTCGAGGAGATCATTGCGGCGGCGCGAGAGCGCGGAGAGGATCCACTGCTGCTTCTCCTCGACGGCATCGAGGATCCGCAGAATCTCGGGGCTCTGCTTCGCACGGCGGACGCGGCAGGCGTGCATGGGATTCTTCTGCCGCGCCGCCACAGCGTCCCGCTGACGGAGACGGTTGCACGCGTCTCGGCAGGTGCGCTCGAATACGTGCCGGTCGCACGCATCGGCAACATCGCTCAGACCATGCGCGCACTGAAGGAGCAGGGCTTTTGGATTGCGGGCGCGGATATGACGGGCGAGGAGATGTATGACCGTGCGAACCTCACAGGTGCACTCGTTCTCGTCATTGGGAGCGAGGGGCGCGGGATGAGCCGCCTCACGCGCGACCTCTGCGACTTCACCGTACGTCTGCCGATGCGTGGGAAGATCAACTCGCTCAACGCCTCGGCCGCAGGTGCGATTCTGATGTATGAGGCGCTGCGTCAGCGCACGGCGAAGGTGTGTCATGGCTAG
- the thyX gene encoding FAD-dependent thymidylate synthase translates to MEIKLIAKTPNYLKTCWTAARTCYSADSPIELLAQEKTDEEMLRLLERIMTSKHLSVIEHCSMTFAVKDVSRTLLAQYSRHRIGVSLSVQSQRYVSEQSAKQADGLFGHVVPQTVADNKEAYARYMACMREIQQAYDDLLSLGAAKQDARFVLPGGACTNFVTTLNLRSFMDVYEKRVLTPGAQWEIKEMMLCMRDLIVAAEPWLERFVPRG, encoded by the coding sequence ATGGAAATTAAACTGATTGCAAAGACCCCCAACTATCTGAAGACCTGTTGGACGGCGGCGCGGACGTGCTACAGCGCGGATTCACCGATCGAGCTGCTCGCACAGGAAAAGACGGACGAAGAGATGCTGCGTCTCTTAGAGCGCATTATGACGAGCAAGCATCTCTCCGTCATTGAACACTGCTCCATGACCTTTGCCGTTAAGGATGTCTCGCGCACACTGCTCGCACAGTACAGCCGCCATCGCATTGGTGTTTCACTTAGTGTGCAGAGTCAGCGCTATGTCTCCGAACAGTCCGCAAAGCAGGCGGACGGACTCTTTGGTCATGTTGTTCCGCAGACGGTGGCGGACAACAAGGAGGCATATGCACGTTATATGGCATGTATGCGTGAGATTCAGCAGGCATACGACGATCTTCTTTCCCTCGGCGCTGCAAAACAGGATGCTCGTTTTGTTCTGCCGGGCGGTGCGTGCACGAATTTTGTCACGACCCTCAATTTGCGCTCCTTTATGGATGTGTATGAAAAGCGCGTTCTGACACCCGGTGCACAGTGGGAGATCAAGGAGATGATGCTGTGCATGCGCGACCTGATCGTTGCCGCAGAGCCGTGGCTGGAGCGATTTGTTCCGCGCGGATAA
- a CDS encoding Mini-ribonuclease 3 — MKFERFQQLVRMMFLPDEAGNIRTRYENVDAANIHPLVLAYIGDAYFHLYVRMRLLSYEQTQVQALHAFSAQIVSALWQARAYRGISDMLTEEEQTIYRRARNTKSHAPRSASVADYHTSTGFEALLGSLYIRQETERLEEITEAAFQIIAKEMMSIQQEQTHGN, encoded by the coding sequence ATGAAGTTTGAACGGTTTCAACAGCTTGTACGCATGATGTTCCTGCCGGATGAGGCGGGCAATATCCGCACACGCTATGAGAATGTGGATGCAGCGAATATACATCCGCTTGTTCTCGCATACATAGGCGATGCCTATTTTCATCTCTATGTGCGCATGCGGCTTCTCTCCTACGAGCAGACGCAGGTACAGGCGCTCCACGCATTCAGCGCACAGATCGTCTCTGCGCTCTGGCAGGCACGCGCCTACCGCGGCATCTCGGATATGCTCACGGAGGAGGAGCAGACAATCTATCGGCGTGCGCGCAATACGAAAAGCCACGCACCGCGCAGTGCATCCGTCGCGGACTATCATACAAGCACGGGCTTTGAGGCATTGCTTGGGAGCCTCTACATCCGGCAGGAGACCGAGCGCCTCGAGGAGATCACGGAGGCGGCATTTCAGATCATCGCGAAAGAGATGATGAGTATTCAGCAGGAGCAAACGCATGGAAATTAA
- the cysS gene encoding cysteine--tRNA ligase, whose amino-acid sequence MLTVYNTMTRKKEEFHPLRAGEVSIYCCGVTPYNDPHIGNARPFVTWDVIRRFLARKGYKVRYIQNFTDVDDKIIGAANREGVTWKEISDRYIAAYFKAMDALNVRRADVFPRVSETMEDIQRMIETLIARGYAYATAAGDVYYRVEAFARYGCLSGRSLDDMEAGARVEVNETKENPMDFALWKAAKPGEPSWESPWGKGRPGWHIECSAMSVKYLGDAFDFHGGGNDLIFPHHENEIAQAEPCIDGDEKFARYWLHNGFITIDNEKMSKSKNNFFTVKDILKEFPGEVIRFFILQTHYRSPLDFSDERLHEAQTALERLCNANAVVAELTQREGTANTAAELAAQAETFLRDFDAAMDDDFNTALAISQMFGLAKEINRYHQEVERGAAFDAANFGRAAEAYRTMAAIIGIFEQAETAADDGLTDALMDLIIGIRQEARAAKNWAVADKIRDGLKEAGVVLEDTPTGVRWKRA is encoded by the coding sequence ATGCTTACCGTTTACAATACAATGACGCGAAAGAAAGAAGAGTTCCATCCGCTGCGCGCGGGGGAGGTCAGCATTTACTGCTGCGGCGTGACGCCGTACAACGATCCGCATATCGGCAATGCACGCCCCTTTGTCACATGGGATGTCATTCGACGCTTTCTTGCACGCAAAGGGTACAAGGTGCGCTACATTCAGAATTTCACTGATGTGGATGATAAGATCATAGGTGCTGCGAACCGTGAGGGCGTGACGTGGAAGGAGATCTCCGACCGCTATATCGCCGCTTACTTCAAGGCGATGGATGCGCTCAATGTGCGCCGCGCCGACGTGTTTCCGCGTGTCTCCGAGACAATGGAGGACATTCAGCGGATGATTGAGACGCTGATCGCACGCGGCTATGCGTATGCGACGGCGGCGGGCGATGTCTACTACCGCGTTGAGGCATTTGCACGCTATGGTTGCCTCAGCGGGCGCAGTCTCGATGATATGGAGGCGGGTGCGCGCGTCGAGGTCAACGAGACGAAGGAGAATCCGATGGATTTTGCCCTCTGGAAGGCGGCAAAGCCAGGTGAACCCTCGTGGGAGAGTCCGTGGGGGAAGGGGCGTCCCGGCTGGCACATCGAGTGTTCGGCAATGTCCGTGAAATATCTCGGTGATGCCTTCGACTTCCACGGCGGCGGCAACGATCTGATCTTCCCGCATCACGAGAACGAGATCGCACAGGCGGAGCCGTGCATTGACGGTGATGAGAAGTTTGCACGTTACTGGCTGCACAACGGATTCATCACGATTGACAACGAGAAGATGTCGAAGTCGAAGAACAACTTCTTTACGGTAAAGGATATCCTAAAGGAGTTCCCAGGCGAGGTCATTCGCTTCTTCATCCTCCAGACGCACTACCGCAGTCCGCTTGACTTCAGCGACGAGCGTCTGCATGAGGCGCAGACGGCACTCGAGCGTCTGTGCAATGCGAACGCGGTCGTTGCGGAGCTCACACAGCGCGAGGGAACGGCGAACACGGCTGCAGAGCTGGCGGCACAGGCGGAGACGTTTCTGCGGGACTTTGACGCAGCGATGGACGACGACTTCAATACAGCACTTGCAATCAGTCAGATGTTCGGACTCGCGAAGGAGATCAACCGCTACCATCAGGAGGTGGAGCGCGGCGCAGCATTTGATGCGGCGAACTTCGGGAGGGCGGCAGAAGCCTATCGTACGATGGCGGCGATCATCGGCATTTTCGAGCAGGCGGAGACGGCAGCGGATGATGGCCTCACAGATGCGTTGATGGATCTCATCATCGGCATTCGGCAGGAGGCGCGTGCAGCGAAAAACTGGGCAGTTGCAGACAAGATCCGCGATGGGCTCAAGGAGGCGGGCGTCGTGCTCGAGGACACGCCGACAGGCGTGCGCTGGAAAAGGGCTTGA
- the cysE gene encoding serine O-acetyltransferase yields MFARIKRDIRVVFERDPAARSTIEVLLCYGGLHAIWLHRISHALYVRGWVLLPRLISNFGRFLTGIEIHPGATIGEGLFIDHGTGIVIGETAELGRNVTLYQGVTLGGTGKEKGKRHPTIGNNVVVASGAKVLGSFTVGDHAKIGAGSVVLKPVPARATVVGIPGRIVVMNGHRVRTETELLEARELSLAYNESAEEIASELDVDLDHDMLPDPEAEMLEQMRQEIESLKARLSELEKEK; encoded by the coding sequence ATGTTCGCGAGGATCAAGCGTGATATCCGCGTTGTCTTTGAGCGCGACCCTGCGGCGCGGAGCACGATCGAGGTATTGCTCTGTTACGGAGGACTGCACGCCATCTGGCTCCACCGCATATCACACGCGCTCTACGTACGCGGTTGGGTGCTTCTCCCACGCCTGATCTCAAATTTTGGACGGTTTCTGACGGGTATTGAGATCCATCCGGGCGCAACGATCGGCGAGGGGCTCTTCATCGACCACGGCACGGGCATTGTCATTGGTGAGACCGCAGAGCTCGGGCGCAACGTCACGCTCTATCAAGGAGTGACGCTCGGCGGCACGGGCAAGGAGAAGGGAAAGCGCCATCCGACCATCGGCAACAACGTTGTCGTCGCCTCGGGCGCAAAGGTGCTCGGTTCGTTTACCGTCGGCGATCACGCGAAGATCGGCGCCGGCTCCGTTGTGCTGAAGCCCGTCCCTGCGCGCGCAACGGTGGTCGGAATTCCCGGCCGCATTGTCGTGATGAATGGACATCGTGTCCGCACGGAGACAGAACTGCTTGAGGCACGGGAGCTTTCCCTCGCATACAATGAGAGTGCAGAGGAGATCGCGAGCGAGCTGGATGTCGATCTCGATCACGATATGCTGCCCGATCCCGAGGCGGAGATGCTCGAACAGATGCGGCAGGAGATTGAGTCGCTGAAAGCCCGTCTCTCCGAACTGGAAAAAGAAAAATAA
- a CDS encoding late competence development ComFB family protein: MQHLPFKNYMEDAVEHMLNRVAPQYPDVCMCDRCRTDMMMIALNNLPPRYVSTHKGSVLQRAKGMELQYEVEVLTEVMRAVQIVGGQPHHGRNEEGLREN; encoded by the coding sequence ATGCAACACCTGCCATTCAAAAACTATATGGAAGATGCTGTGGAGCACATGCTGAATCGTGTGGCGCCGCAGTATCCGGATGTGTGTATGTGCGATCGCTGCCGCACGGATATGATGATGATTGCGCTGAACAATCTCCCGCCGCGCTATGTCTCTACGCACAAGGGCTCTGTGCTGCAGCGTGCCAAGGGCATGGAACTCCAATACGAGGTGGAGGTTCTGACCGAGGTCATGCGTGCGGTACAGATCGTCGGCGGACAGCCGCATCACGGACGAAACGAAGAGGGACTGCGCGAGAACTGA